In Aulosira sp. FACHB-615, the following are encoded in one genomic region:
- a CDS encoding histidine phosphatase family protein: MTLNLYLLRHGETTFSQSGNFCGKTDAELTEEGRQMAESFANVYQKLKWEAAYVSPMKRTIATAKPFCDATGIDMQLRDGLREGSYGEWEAKSKSFAQDNYSENYVKWLTEPAWNAPKGGETAVDIANRSMPVIAEIQEKHPAGNVLVVSHKATIRILLCSLLGIDLGRYRYRVNILVASVSMVKFDVHGPLLEILGDRHHIPDHLRSRPGT, translated from the coding sequence ATGACGCTCAATTTATATTTACTGCGACATGGCGAAACTACTTTTAGTCAAAGTGGTAATTTCTGCGGTAAAACTGATGCCGAATTGACAGAAGAAGGAAGACAGATGGCAGAAAGTTTTGCCAATGTTTATCAGAAATTGAAGTGGGAAGCAGCTTATGTTAGCCCGATGAAACGCACAATTGCCACAGCTAAACCATTTTGTGATGCTACTGGTATAGATATGCAGTTGCGTGATGGACTGAGAGAAGGTAGTTATGGCGAATGGGAAGCTAAGAGTAAATCTTTTGCTCAAGATAATTATAGTGAAAACTATGTAAAATGGCTGACAGAACCTGCTTGGAACGCACCCAAAGGTGGCGAAACAGCAGTAGATATTGCTAACCGTTCGATGCCTGTAATTGCGGAAATTCAAGAAAAGCATCCCGCAGGTAATGTGTTAGTAGTTTCCCATAAAGCCACCATTCGGATTTTGCTTTGCAGTTTATTGGGAATTGATTTAGGACGCTATCGCTATCGCGTGAATATTTTGGTCGCGTCGGTAAGTATGGTGAAATTTGATGTTCATGGGCCATTGTTAGAAATATTAGGCGATCGCCATCATATCCCAGATCATCTCCGCTCTCGTCCTGGAACTTAA
- a CDS encoding NUDIX hydrolase, with product MSKSGEIRIIALGLIRDGDRIFVSEGYDPAKQSTFYRALGGGVDFGETSYAALQREFQEEIQAELTNIRYLGCIENLFIYNNRQGHEIIQLYQCDFADSKFYQLESLMFSESGTHHHRALWVDIARCKSGELRLVPEEFFNYL from the coding sequence ATGAGTAAATCAGGGGAAATTCGGATCATAGCTTTAGGACTAATTCGGGATGGCGATCGCATTTTTGTTTCTGAAGGCTATGATCCTGCAAAGCAGTCCACATTTTATCGCGCCTTGGGTGGTGGCGTTGATTTTGGTGAAACTAGTTATGCAGCTTTACAGCGAGAATTTCAAGAAGAAATTCAAGCTGAATTAACTAACATTCGCTATTTGGGTTGTATTGAAAACTTATTTATCTATAACAATCGGCAAGGGCATGAAATCATTCAACTTTATCAATGCGATTTTGCTGATTCTAAGTTTTATCAACTAGAAAGTTTAATGTTTTCGGAGTCAGGAACCCATCATCATCGAGCGTTGTGGGTAGATATTGCCCGTTGCAAATCTGGTGAACTGCGGTTAGTTCCAGAGGAATTTTTTAATTATTTATAG
- a CDS encoding DUF3531 family protein: protein MYIQFREFNPFDVWIWLQFSTIPSQREKEYIEEVFNSWFYLGKLGAFNAENLQVQETGLEISYMDYDVQGYDKSLLALMHNMGEIEYEGQWARCWFDLGTSDAIALDILINALTQLSEEYVTIEQLYIGGENEDWPVEDSESRSYSIYDN from the coding sequence ATGTACATTCAGTTTCGTGAATTTAATCCGTTTGATGTCTGGATTTGGTTGCAGTTTAGTACCATTCCTTCACAACGGGAAAAAGAATATATAGAAGAAGTTTTTAATTCCTGGTTTTACTTGGGTAAGTTGGGCGCGTTTAATGCGGAAAATTTGCAAGTCCAAGAAACAGGGCTAGAAATTAGCTATATGGATTATGATGTACAGGGCTATGACAAAAGCTTGTTAGCTTTGATGCACAATATGGGTGAGATTGAGTACGAAGGACAATGGGCGCGTTGCTGGTTTGACTTGGGAACTAGTGATGCGATCGCTTTAGATATTTTAATCAACGCCCTCACCCAGCTTAGTGAAGAATATGTCACTATTGAACAATTGTATATTGGCGGCGAAAATGAAGATTGGCCTGTGGAAGATAGCGAAAGCCGTTCTTACTCCATATACGATAATTAG
- a CDS encoding DUF3593 domain-containing protein, producing MISKETLFALSLFPYLGFLWFLSRSQQVPRLALYGFYGTLVFVGVTIPAGIYAKVHYGEALANVDWLHGGAEVFLTLSNILLVIGFRQAVKERLEARG from the coding sequence ATGATCTCAAAAGAAACCCTGTTTGCTCTTTCCTTGTTTCCCTATTTGGGTTTCTTGTGGTTTCTTAGCCGCAGTCAACAAGTACCCAGGTTAGCATTGTATGGATTTTACGGCACACTTGTATTTGTCGGTGTTACCATCCCCGCAGGTATTTACGCCAAAGTTCATTATGGCGAAGCTTTGGCAAATGTAGACTGGCTACATGGGGGTGCGGAAGTCTTTTTAACCCTATCTAATATCTTGCTGGTGATTGGTTTTCGCCAAGCTGTGAAAGAGAGGTTAGAGGCTAGAGGTTAG
- a CDS encoding DUF2499 domain-containing protein, with protein sequence MHALSIPTWIIHISSVIEWIAAIWLIWTYGELTGNRSWWGLSLAMLPALVSAMCACTWHYFDNAESLEWLVTLQATMTLVGNFTLWAAAVWIWRSSKSAKNVTDNVAVSSIKSKP encoded by the coding sequence ATGCACGCCCTATCAATTCCCACTTGGATTATTCACATTTCTAGCGTTATTGAGTGGATTGCCGCGATTTGGTTAATCTGGACTTACGGCGAACTCACGGGTAATCGTAGTTGGTGGGGATTGTCCCTAGCCATGTTACCAGCTTTAGTGAGTGCTATGTGTGCTTGCACTTGGCATTATTTTGATAATGCAGAATCTCTAGAATGGCTAGTAACTTTGCAAGCTACCATGACTTTAGTTGGTAATTTTACACTGTGGGCAGCTGCGGTATGGATTTGGCGTTCCAGCAAGTCTGCCAAAAATGTCACAGATAATGTTGCAGTCTCATCTATTAAATCAAAACCATGA
- the csaB gene encoding polysaccharide pyruvyl transferase CsaB, which produces MRALLSGYYGKGNGGDEALLATLLQMLPSHVTPVVLSGNPEETRDRYNVETYNRMAIVPVLQALRSCDALIWGGGSLIQDVTSTISPLYYGGLMTLAQTMNLKTIAWAQGIGPLLRPQTRWLARRNFAGCTKVSVRDRASAALLSDWQIPHIIAPDPVWALQGKPVHELQDLPTPRVAVTLRSHPQLTPTRLANLTKALVDFQKATQAFILLLPFQKSEDLGIAQAIQPQLADVSQILCLEDPQLLKGVYRGVEMTIGMRLHSLIMAAAEGCRCFALSYDPKVNRLMEDLAIPGWDLEDLPDEANIISKTWLEYYANGEPLLPEKIQSLVDRALMHRELLSEALS; this is translated from the coding sequence ATGCGGGCGTTATTGTCTGGTTATTATGGCAAAGGTAACGGTGGTGATGAAGCTTTACTGGCGACGCTTTTACAAATGTTGCCATCTCATGTTACGCCTGTGGTGCTTTCTGGTAATCCCGAAGAAACGCGCGATCGCTACAATGTAGAAACTTACAACCGGATGGCTATAGTACCTGTGCTGCAAGCTTTACGTTCCTGCGATGCTTTGATTTGGGGCGGTGGTAGTTTAATTCAAGATGTCACCAGCACCATTAGCCCTCTGTATTATGGGGGATTGATGACATTGGCGCAAACAATGAATTTGAAAACCATTGCTTGGGCGCAAGGTATTGGCCCTTTATTGCGTCCGCAAACGCGCTGGTTAGCCAGACGCAATTTTGCTGGTTGTACCAAAGTTAGTGTCCGCGATCGCGCCAGCGCGGCTTTATTATCAGATTGGCAAATTCCCCACATCATCGCACCTGATCCTGTTTGGGCGCTACAAGGAAAACCAGTCCACGAACTTCAAGATTTACCTACGCCGAGAGTTGCTGTAACATTGCGATCGCACCCTCAACTCACTCCAACCCGCCTAGCTAACCTCACCAAAGCATTAGTAGATTTTCAAAAAGCCACCCAAGCATTCATTTTATTGCTGCCATTTCAAAAAAGTGAAGATTTAGGCATAGCCCAAGCCATTCAACCCCAGCTTGCTGATGTTAGCCAAATATTGTGTCTAGAAGATCCACAGCTTTTAAAAGGTGTATATCGTGGTGTGGAAATGACAATTGGAATGCGGTTACACAGTTTAATTATGGCTGCGGCTGAAGGTTGTCGCTGTTTTGCACTGAGTTACGATCCCAAAGTCAATCGTTTGATGGAAGATTTAGCCATACCTGGCTGGGATTTAGAAGATTTACCAGATGAGGCAAATATAATTAGTAAAACTTGGCTGGAATATTACGCCAACGGTGAACCACTTTTACCAGAAAAAATTCAATCTTTAGTCGATAGAGCCTTAATGCACCGCGAATTATTAAGTGAAGCCTTGAGTTAA
- a CDS encoding PD-(D/E)XK nuclease family protein, protein MLSTSPNLLRLSQGQLNLLERCPRQFQHTYLEQLNSPADPEHEERQTLGSRFHLLMQQREIGLPIDSLLQADAQLQKWMSAFANAAPDIVTPTTNNQIFRESEHYRTLQVQDYLLTVIYDLLIADNQQAQILDWKTYPKPPDKRKLAQNWQTRLYMYVLAETSEYLPENISMTYWFVQSEGRPQNIKYTYDNKQHQQTAKELNQLLNNLTTWLKLYQKGQPFPQVIETSKICNYCQFAVRCQRIQSGEDTVIYPLVNIDNIQEVTL, encoded by the coding sequence ATGCTATCAACTTCTCCTAATTTATTAAGACTATCCCAAGGACAACTCAACTTATTAGAACGTTGTCCCCGTCAGTTTCAGCATACCTATTTAGAGCAACTCAATTCTCCCGCAGATCCAGAACACGAGGAAAGACAAACTTTAGGTAGTCGGTTTCACTTACTCATGCAGCAGAGAGAAATCGGTTTACCAATTGATAGTTTATTACAAGCCGATGCCCAACTACAAAAGTGGATGTCTGCATTTGCTAATGCTGCGCCAGATATTGTAACGCCTACAACAAATAATCAAATTTTCCGCGAAAGCGAACACTATCGTACCTTACAAGTTCAAGATTATTTACTAACTGTTATCTACGATTTATTAATTGCCGATAACCAGCAAGCGCAAATTTTAGATTGGAAAACCTATCCCAAACCACCAGATAAACGCAAATTAGCCCAAAACTGGCAAACACGCCTTTATATGTACGTCTTAGCCGAAACCAGCGAATACTTGCCAGAAAATATCTCAATGACTTACTGGTTTGTTCAGTCTGAAGGTAGACCACAAAATATAAAATACACCTACGATAATAAGCAACATCAGCAAACAGCAAAAGAACTCAATCAGCTATTAAATAATCTAACTACTTGGCTAAAACTTTATCAAAAAGGTCAGCCATTCCCACAAGTCATTGAGACTAGTAAAATCTGTAATTACTGCCAGTTTGCCGTTCGTTGTCAACGTATACAATCAGGTGAAGATACAGTAATATATCCATTAGTAAATATTGATAACATTCAAGAAGTCACACTGTAA
- a CDS encoding GNAT family N-acetyltransferase: MTTFDESDAIYVRELGIDDIAPVYHLGEELFTSDLYPYLYRTWDEWEVIGLYNTDPEYCLVAETSGELAGFILGTIITKASWTYGYILWLGVNPKYQRQGVADKLVDKVVARMIEDGARFMLVDTDPTNVAAVKFFNRKGFGNIRQHIFLSMNLSKHPHYGRLIDYEHQKAERAGYRRSRPTIRPRKSDGVANELVLNPLVNESPIIEDQK; this comes from the coding sequence ATGACTACATTTGATGAAAGCGACGCAATTTATGTCCGCGAATTAGGAATTGATGATATCGCCCCTGTATATCATTTGGGTGAAGAATTATTCACCAGCGATTTGTATCCATACCTCTACCGCACTTGGGATGAATGGGAAGTAATTGGACTTTATAATACAGACCCAGAATATTGCTTAGTCGCTGAAACTAGCGGAGAACTAGCGGGATTTATTTTAGGAACAATTATAACTAAAGCATCTTGGACTTATGGTTATATTTTGTGGCTGGGAGTTAACCCCAAATATCAGCGTCAGGGAGTAGCAGATAAACTAGTTGATAAAGTCGTTGCCCGCATGATTGAAGATGGTGCAAGATTCATGTTAGTAGATACTGACCCCACCAATGTAGCCGCAGTTAAATTTTTTAATCGCAAAGGTTTTGGTAATATTCGTCAACATATTTTCTTGTCGATGAATTTAAGTAAACACCCACATTATGGTAGGCTAATTGATTACGAACATCAAAAAGCCGAAAGAGCGGGTTACAGGCGATCGCGTCCCACAATTCGCCCCCGAAAATCTGATGGCGTTGCGAATGAATTAGTCCTCAATCCTTTAGTAAACGAATCCCCAATTATTGAAGACCAAAAGTAG
- a CDS encoding DHH family phosphoesterase — MQWILAPTEQPPDWFIAAVKQHTPTSSGLYAAQLLWQRGIQDSQQLATFVNYQNYQPANPFEFGEEMHLAVTRLQQARKLGEKVAIWGDFDADGITSTAVLWDGLGQFFQQHTQLTYYIPNRLRESHGLNNSGIENLAKQNFKLIVTCDTGSTNIDEIIYAKQLGIDVIVTDHHTLPAQRPPVTAIINPRYLPSVHPLFHLSGVAVAYKLVEALYQTLPNIPQDAIENLLDLVAVGLIADLVQLKGDCRYLAQLGIQRLQADFKQPPTARRRPGVGRLLELCQKSGDRPTDISFGLGPRINAVSRIQGDASFCVELLTSRDAKHCNQLAEETELANTRRKSLQKDVQTQVAQKLTQLDLSTTSVIVLEDPQWPAGVLGLVAGQVAQETGRPTILLSTELAGEQGSRGAGEELAPLSSNSALSTQHSALSEKLRAEVPPVEQSSGTQNSALSTQHSALVLARGSARSINSVDLYQLVKDQAHLLHRFGGHPYAAGLSLPVENIPLFTQAINQQLRQSLGSTELMPTVQVDLKVTVADLGKELFLELKLLEPCGMGNPAPKLLIQNCWFENAWHRNQQDWQGKKVQYIKTDFNIRDDSTKNPFPGVWWGHYKDELPVGKADCIVELDYNSFKKRYEIRLIAVRPSNDSELSQQYSTQILDWRNRPTPNSPLPTPNSPLILEQCPTSWDQIRIWWQRSLYNHQQLVLAWSKPHLQSPQEIWQTLVGIAKYLSRTQQLVTRTQLLGKLGIGDRSLLLGIKALKHCGFIATRQDRYLQISQNPQTISPHLVDTAVTQFLSAVSEEQFQQQYFSEVPLSTIVALVNRPLN; from the coding sequence ATGCAGTGGATTTTAGCACCTACTGAACAACCTCCAGATTGGTTTATTGCAGCAGTAAAGCAGCACACACCTACATCTAGTGGATTATATGCAGCACAATTATTGTGGCAAAGAGGTATTCAAGATTCTCAACAACTAGCCACTTTTGTTAACTATCAAAATTATCAACCTGCTAATCCCTTTGAATTTGGGGAAGAAATGCACCTAGCAGTAACCAGATTACAACAAGCACGTAAGCTTGGTGAAAAAGTGGCGATTTGGGGAGATTTTGATGCTGATGGTATCACTTCTACTGCGGTGTTATGGGATGGCTTGGGGCAGTTCTTTCAGCAACATACACAGTTAACTTATTACATTCCCAATCGCCTCAGAGAATCTCACGGACTGAACAATTCAGGAATTGAGAATTTAGCGAAACAAAATTTTAAATTAATAGTTACTTGTGATACTGGTAGCACAAATATTGATGAAATTATCTATGCTAAACAGTTAGGTATAGATGTCATTGTTACCGACCATCACACCTTACCCGCCCAACGTCCACCAGTTACAGCAATTATTAACCCCCGTTATTTACCAAGTGTTCATCCATTATTTCATCTTTCTGGGGTAGCAGTTGCTTACAAGTTAGTAGAAGCACTTTATCAAACTCTGCCTAATATTCCGCAAGATGCAATAGAAAACTTATTAGATTTAGTTGCAGTTGGGTTAATCGCTGACTTGGTACAACTCAAAGGAGATTGTCGGTACTTAGCACAATTGGGAATCCAACGTTTACAAGCAGACTTTAAACAACCACCCACAGCGCGACGCAGACCAGGAGTCGGACGATTATTAGAATTGTGCCAAAAAAGTGGCGATCGCCCCACAGATATTTCCTTTGGTTTGGGGCCGCGCATCAACGCAGTTAGCCGCATTCAAGGCGATGCCAGTTTTTGCGTAGAATTACTGACTAGCCGCGATGCCAAACACTGCAATCAATTGGCTGAAGAGACAGAACTTGCCAACACTCGCCGTAAGTCATTACAAAAAGATGTCCAAACCCAAGTAGCCCAAAAACTCACCCAATTAGATTTATCAACAACCAGCGTCATCGTCCTCGAAGATCCCCAATGGCCAGCCGGTGTATTAGGCTTAGTCGCCGGACAAGTAGCCCAAGAAACAGGCCGTCCCACAATTTTGTTAAGCACTGAATTAGCAGGGGAGCAGGGGAGCAGGGGAGCAGGGGAAGAATTAGCTCCTTTATCTTCTAACTCAGCACTCAGCACTCAGCACTCAGCACTCAGCGAGAAGTTGCGTGCGGAGGTTCCCCCCGTTGAGCAAAGTTCGGGGACTCAAAACTCAGCACTCAGCACTCAGCACTCAGCACTTGTACTGGCCCGTGGTTCAGCCCGTTCCATCAATTCTGTCGATTTATATCAACTCGTCAAAGACCAAGCACATTTATTACATCGCTTTGGTGGACATCCCTACGCTGCGGGTTTGAGTTTACCAGTCGAGAATATTCCTTTATTTACCCAAGCAATTAATCAGCAGTTGCGGCAATCTTTGGGTAGTACAGAATTAATGCCTACAGTTCAGGTAGATTTAAAAGTCACGGTAGCAGACTTGGGCAAAGAATTATTCTTAGAACTGAAACTACTAGAACCTTGCGGAATGGGAAACCCAGCCCCAAAACTCCTCATTCAAAACTGCTGGTTTGAAAACGCTTGGCATCGTAATCAGCAAGACTGGCAAGGAAAAAAAGTACAGTACATTAAAACCGATTTTAATATTCGGGATGACTCTACTAAAAATCCTTTTCCTGGTGTGTGGTGGGGACATTACAAAGATGAATTACCTGTAGGCAAAGCTGATTGCATCGTCGAATTAGATTACAACAGTTTCAAAAAACGCTATGAAATCAGATTAATTGCCGTCCGTCCCAGCAATGACTCAGAACTCAGTCAACAATATTCAACACAAATCCTCGACTGGCGCAACCGACCCACTCCCAACTCCCCACTCCCAACTCCCAACTCCCCACTTATCTTAGAACAATGCCCCACTAGCTGGGATCAAATACGCATTTGGTGGCAACGCTCACTTTACAATCATCAACAACTAGTCCTAGCTTGGTCTAAACCTCACCTACAATCACCGCAAGAAATTTGGCAGACTCTAGTTGGCATAGCTAAATATCTGAGTCGTACACAGCAGCTAGTTACCCGCACGCAACTACTAGGAAAATTAGGCATAGGCGATCGCAGCTTACTACTAGGCATCAAAGCTTTGAAACATTGCGGATTTATAGCTACCAGACAAGACCGTTATTTACAAATCAGCCAAAATCCTCAAACAATTTCACCGCACCTAGTAGATACAGCCGTTACTCAATTTCTGTCCGCAGTCAGCGAAGAACAGTTTCAGCAACAGTATTTTTCTGAAGTCCCTTTATCTACAATTGTGGCGCTTGTTAATCGACCTCTCAATTGA
- a CDS encoding choice-of-anchor E domain-containing protein, giving the protein MTTKLFQTLAAATTLAGIVATAGAANAASLSYTTQYQYKPTDGTPVSADGFYVTDIEDIISVNKFDSKLGTLKSVTIDFIGDLKGDARFENRSSRAATVLVNLAGELSLELPAGVERLNLTPTQSYAYQVARYDGRTDFSGASGRTVNGLSATLAKTLTVNAGDEFFQYFLGKGTADFTFKAFANSNVTGSGNFDSQINTYAAANLAVTYDYDPKAVPEPSAAIGLGLVAGIGLMSQRRKNWLKASN; this is encoded by the coding sequence ATGACAACAAAACTATTCCAAACTCTAGCCGCAGCGACCACCTTGGCCGGTATCGTAGCCACCGCAGGCGCAGCAAACGCAGCTTCTCTTTCTTACACTACTCAATACCAATACAAGCCTACAGATGGTACACCAGTGTCAGCTGATGGTTTCTACGTGACAGATATTGAAGATATCATCAGTGTTAACAAGTTCGACTCAAAACTAGGCACTCTCAAAAGTGTAACTATCGATTTTATTGGTGACTTGAAGGGAGATGCCCGCTTTGAAAATAGAAGCAGCAGAGCTGCTACTGTTTTAGTAAATCTTGCAGGTGAGTTGAGCTTGGAACTCCCAGCAGGTGTAGAGCGACTCAACCTCACTCCAACCCAGTCTTATGCTTACCAAGTAGCTAGATATGATGGAAGAACAGATTTCAGTGGTGCTTCCGGCAGGACAGTTAATGGTCTGAGTGCTACTCTAGCAAAAACACTAACAGTCAATGCTGGCGACGAATTTTTCCAATATTTCCTCGGTAAAGGAACAGCAGACTTTACTTTCAAGGCATTCGCAAATTCTAATGTCACAGGCTCAGGCAACTTTGACTCTCAAATCAACACTTATGCCGCAGCAAATTTGGCTGTCACATACGACTATGACCCCAAAGCTGTACCTGAGCCTTCTGCTGCAATTGGTCTTGGTTTAGTAGCAGGAATTGGTTTAATGTCCCAACGCAGAAAAAATTGGCTCAAAGCGTCTAACTAA
- the cobS gene encoding adenosylcobinamide-GDP ribazoletransferase has product MTNFFQWWKTSLSNFIASVIFYSTVPFPNINGLDFQAVSQFAPLVGLIIGGFLGLFDTGMNYFGVPVLTRTALVICAWIALTGGLHLDGAMDTSDGLAVGNPERRLEVMTDSATGAFGAMAAIAIVLLKTVALTEIETHRWLILMAACGWGRWGQQLAIWRYPYLKPTGKGAFHKAAIRSYKDVIPGLLLLLSVSGLLWLIDSQNLFLPLTMILAGSAIAFLTGLWFNHKLGGHTGDTYGAVVEWTEALFLCVLTGFE; this is encoded by the coding sequence ATGACAAACTTTTTTCAGTGGTGGAAAACATCGCTGTCTAACTTCATAGCTAGTGTAATATTTTACAGTACTGTGCCTTTTCCTAATATTAATGGCTTAGATTTTCAGGCAGTATCTCAATTTGCGCCACTAGTTGGATTAATAATTGGCGGATTTTTAGGGCTATTTGACACTGGTATGAATTATTTTGGCGTGCCAGTATTAACCCGCACAGCTTTAGTTATTTGTGCTTGGATTGCTTTGACTGGAGGATTACACTTAGATGGTGCAATGGATACATCGGATGGGTTAGCAGTAGGCAATCCCGAAAGGCGGTTGGAAGTGATGACAGATAGTGCCACCGGTGCGTTTGGGGCAATGGCAGCGATCGCCATAGTATTATTAAAAACCGTAGCCTTAACAGAAATTGAAACTCACCGTTGGTTAATCTTAATGGCGGCTTGCGGTTGGGGAAGGTGGGGACAACAACTAGCAATCTGGCGATATCCTTACCTTAAACCCACAGGTAAAGGTGCATTTCACAAAGCAGCTATTCGTTCCTACAAAGATGTCATTCCGGGACTGCTGTTACTGTTGAGTGTGAGTGGTTTACTGTGGTTGATAGATAGCCAAAACCTATTTCTCCCACTCACAATGATACTAGCTGGCAGTGCGATCGCCTTTCTCACAGGTCTATGGTTTAATCACAAATTAGGCGGACACACAGGCGATACCTACGGCGCAGTCGTCGAATGGACAGAAGCCTTATTTCTCTGTGTGTTAACTGGATTTGAGTGA
- the tgt gene encoding tRNA guanosine(34) transglycosylase Tgt yields MSDNFSFQSLARCSQTKARAGIFFTPHGAVETPRFMPVGTLANVKTVTPAQLKDTGAQMVLSNTYHLHLQPGEAIVAGGGGLHKFMGWDGPMLTDSGGFQVFSLSEMRKITEEGVTFRSPHDGQIINLTPERSIEIQNTLGADVIMAFDECPPYPATRQEVETATQRTYRWLERCIAAHKRQDQALFGIVQGGVYLDLRSQAAVELAKLDLPGYAIGGVSVGEPAELMAQIVQATAPLLPPEKPRYLMGVGTYREMAIAIASGIDLFDCVIPTRWARHGTAIVQGERWNLKNAKFREDFAPLDETCPCYACQNFSRAYISHLVRSQEILAYTLLSIHNITELIRFTQKIRQAILNDSFLEEFGHWLNSPETGDDLS; encoded by the coding sequence TTGAGCGATAATTTTTCTTTTCAATCCTTAGCTCGTTGTAGCCAAACAAAGGCCAGAGCCGGGATATTCTTCACGCCGCACGGTGCTGTAGAAACCCCCAGATTTATGCCTGTGGGGACATTAGCCAATGTCAAAACAGTCACACCTGCCCAGTTGAAAGACACTGGCGCACAGATGGTCTTATCTAATACTTATCACTTGCATTTGCAACCAGGGGAAGCAATTGTCGCTGGTGGTGGTGGCTTGCATAAGTTTATGGGCTGGGATGGGCCGATGCTCACCGATTCTGGTGGGTTTCAAGTATTCAGCTTGAGTGAGATGCGGAAAATTACGGAAGAGGGTGTAACTTTTCGCTCGCCTCACGATGGGCAGATTATCAATTTAACTCCAGAACGTTCCATAGAGATTCAGAATACTTTAGGGGCGGATGTGATTATGGCCTTTGATGAATGTCCGCCTTACCCCGCCACTCGCCAAGAAGTAGAAACTGCTACTCAAAGGACTTACCGTTGGCTAGAACGTTGTATAGCTGCCCATAAACGTCAAGATCAGGCATTATTTGGAATTGTGCAAGGGGGCGTGTATTTAGATTTGCGTTCCCAAGCGGCTGTGGAGTTGGCTAAGTTAGATTTGCCTGGATATGCTATTGGTGGTGTGAGTGTGGGCGAACCCGCAGAATTAATGGCTCAAATTGTCCAAGCCACTGCACCATTATTACCACCAGAAAAGCCCCGTTATTTGATGGGTGTGGGGACTTACCGCGAAATGGCGATCGCGATCGCTTCTGGTATAGACTTATTTGATTGCGTCATTCCGACTCGTTGGGCGAGACATGGTACAGCAATAGTGCAAGGCGAACGCTGGAATTTAAAAAATGCTAAGTTCCGTGAAGATTTTGCACCATTAGATGAAACTTGCCCTTGTTATGCTTGTCAAAATTTTAGTCGGGCGTATATTTCTCATTTGGTGCGATCGCAAGAAATTTTAGCCTACACTTTACTCAGCATTCACAATATCACCGAACTAATTCGGTTCACCCAGAAGATTCGCCAAGCAATATTAAACGATTCCTTTCTGGAAGAATTTGGTCATTGGCTCAATTCACCAGAAACTGGAGATGATCTATCTTGA